A part of Desulfobacter sp. genomic DNA contains:
- a CDS encoding threonylcarbamoyl-AMP synthase, producing the protein MPDSGNIIRVDPLRPDAGSIQRAGKVLARNGVVIFPAQCLYGVAANALNPDAVEKVFQIKQRPADNPVLILINDPSALPALVKTIPDQARRLMDRFWPGNLTLVFEAADHISPRLTAGTGKIGIRLPGHPVARALVNAVDFPITGTSANTSGQPGCTRPEELPPEIISSAGLILDAGPVKGGPGSTLADVTCTPPALLREGAVPAAALFDSAKRF; encoded by the coding sequence TTGCCTGATAGCGGCAACATCATCCGGGTGGATCCCCTCCGCCCGGATGCCGGCTCCATCCAAAGGGCCGGAAAGGTACTCGCCCGAAACGGGGTGGTGATCTTTCCGGCCCAATGCCTTTACGGGGTGGCGGCCAACGCCCTCAACCCCGATGCCGTGGAAAAGGTATTTCAAATCAAGCAGCGGCCGGCGGATAATCCCGTCCTGATCCTGATCAATGACCCATCCGCCCTCCCTGCCCTGGTGAAAACCATCCCGGACCAGGCCCGCCGGCTCATGGACCGGTTCTGGCCCGGCAACCTGACCCTGGTCTTTGAGGCGGCAGACCATATATCCCCCCGCCTCACCGCAGGCACCGGCAAGATCGGCATCCGCCTGCCCGGCCACCCCGTGGCCCGGGCCCTGGTCAATGCAGTGGATTTTCCCATCACAGGTACATCGGCCAACACCTCCGGCCAACCAGGCTGCACCCGCCCGGAAGAACTTCCGCCGGAAATAATCTCAAGTGCCGGCCTCATTCTGGATGCAGGCCCGGTAAAAGGAGGGCCCGGCTCCACCCTAGCAGATGTCACCTGTACCCCCCCTGCCCTATTGCGGGAAGGCGCGGTACCGGCAGCGGCCCTGTTTGACTCCGCCAAACGGTTCTGA